The Pongo abelii isolate AG06213 chromosome 20, NHGRI_mPonAbe1-v2.0_pri, whole genome shotgun sequence genome window below encodes:
- the LOC100437847 gene encoding LOW QUALITY PROTEIN: cytochrome P450 4F2-like (The sequence of the model RefSeq protein was modified relative to this genomic sequence to represent the inferred CDS: substituted 2 bases at 2 genomic stop codons) — MRVLTQLVATYPQGFKIWMNPITPIIRLCHPNIIRSVINASVTIAPKDEAFYKLLKPWLGDGLLVNASDKWSRHHRMLMLAFHFNILKPHMKIFTDSVNIMHAKWQLLASEDGAHLDMFEHISLVTLDSLQKCVFSFDSHCQKKPSQYIATILELSSLVAKRNRNILLHMDFLYYLNPSGWRFRRACCLVHDFTEATIQEQRHTLTSQGVDYFHQVKAKSKTLDFIDVLLLSKDEDWKELSDEEIRAEADNFMFEGQDTTASGLSWVLYNLARHPEYQEHCWQEVQKLLKDHEPKEIEXXGWDDLAQLPFLTMSFKESLRLHPPAPVISRRCTQDIVLPDGRVIPKGVVCLISIFETHHNPTVWPNPEVYDPFRFDPENSKERSPLAFITFSAGPFPRTRNCIAQAFAMAEMKVVLALTLLCFRVCPDHTEPCRKPEVIMYAEGGLWLWVEPLSVDPQ; from the exons TCACCATTGCACCAAAAGACGAGGCCTTCTACAAGCTCCTGAAGCCCTGGCTGG GGGATGGGCTCCTGGTAAATGCCAGTGACAAATGGAGCCGCCACCATCGGATGCTGATGCTCGCCTTCCATTTCAACATCCTGAAGCCCCATATGAAGATTTTCACTGACAGTGTGAATATCATGCAT GCCAAGTGGcagctcctggcctcagaagACGGTGCCCATCTGGACATGTTTGAGCACATCAGCCttgtgaccttggacagtctGCAGAAATGTGTCTTCAGCTTTGACAGTCATTGTCAGAA GAAGCCCAGTCAATATATTGCCACCATCTTGGAGCTCAGTTCCCTGGTGGCAAAAAGAAACCGGAATATCCTCCTGCACATGGACTTTCTGTACTATCTCAACCCCAGTGGATGGCGCTTCCGCAGGGCCTGCTGCCTGGTGCATGACTTCACAGAAGCCACCATCCAGGAGCAGCGCCACACCCTTACTAGCCAGGGAGTTGATTATTTCCACCAAGTAAAGGCCAAGTCCAAGACTTTGGACTTCATTGATGTGCTCCTGCTGAGCAAG GATGAAGATTGGAAGGAGTTGTCTGATGAGGAAATAAGAGCAGAAGCTGACAACTTCATGTTTGAGG GTCAGGACACCACGGCCAGTGGCCTCTCCTGGGTCCTATACAACCTTGCAAGGCACCCAGAATACCAGGAGCACTGCTGGCAGGAGGTGCAAAAGCTTCTGAAGGACCACGAGCCTAAAGAGATTGAATGATGA GGATGGG atgactTGGCCCAGCTGCCCTTCCTGACCATGAGCTTCAAGGAGAGCCTGCGGCTGCATCCCCCAGCCCCGGTCATCTCCCGACGCTGCACCCAGGACATTGTGCTCCCAGACGGCCGAGTCATCCCCAAAG GTGTTGTCTGTCTCATCAGTATTTTTGAAACTCACCACAACCCAACTGTGTGGCCGAACCCTGAG GTCTATGACCCCTTCCGCTTCGACCCAGAGAATAGCAAGGAGAGGTCACCTCTGGCTTTTATTACCTTCTCAGCAGG TCCCTTCCCCCGCACCAGGAACTGCATTGCGCAGGCGTTTGCAATGGCTGAGATGAAGGTGGTCCTGGCACTCACGCTGCTGTGCTTCCGTGTCTGTCCGGACCACACGGAGCCCTGCAGGAAGCCGGAGGTCATCATGTATGCAGAGGGCGGACTTTGGCTGTGGGTGGAGCCCCTGAGCGTGGACCCACAGTGA